One genomic segment of Theobroma cacao cultivar B97-61/B2 chromosome 6, Criollo_cocoa_genome_V2, whole genome shotgun sequence includes these proteins:
- the LOC18595736 gene encoding uncharacterized protein At1g15400, with protein sequence MAGLQRSAVSFRRQGSSGLVWDDRFLSGELNQVKQEQEEGETKQQLQQEEQGQLRDNNQEKVDVIKDVKPTRNIGPINTIERSRSNGERRGYRTGKVSPAIEPPSPKVSACGFCSAFGKQAKNHRKKPGKRRSR encoded by the coding sequence ATGGCTGGTTTGCAAAGATCTGCAGTGTCTTTTAGGAGGCAGGGGTCTTCTGGGCTTGTTTGGGATGACAGGTTTTTGTCAGGGGAGTTAAATCAAGTGAAACAGGAacaagaagaaggagaaacaAAGCAGCAGCTACAGCAGGAAGAACAAGGGCAGCTGCGAGACAATAACCAAGAAAAAGTTGATGTTattaaggatgttaagccaACAAGAAACATTGGTCCAATCAACACCATTGAAAGAAGCCGATCCAATGGTGAAAGACGAGGTTACCGTACTGGTAAGGTGTCCCCTGCTATAGAGCCGCCTTCTCCGAAGGTTTCTGCTTGTGGGTTTTGCAGTGCTTTTGGGAAACAAGCCAAGAATCATAGGAAAAAGCCTGGTAAGCGTAGATCAAGatag